GCCAAGGCCTTATTGCGCCTCCAGCATGAGCCAGCTCAGATCCCTCTGGAGCAGACCCAAACCCTGGCTGGGATTCCCGCTCATTGCCACGGGTCTCTGGTCTGTTCTGGTCCTGAGTGAGGGTCTCCTTCCCTCTGGAccagagggaggcagggaggcaggagggTCGAGGAAGCCCATTCCCAGCATCTTGAACCCTGTCCACTCTCCAGCTCCCAGGACTGCCCCTGCTTATATCTGCCTCCCCCCTCTCCTAGGCCTGGAGTTTGCCTACTCGGAAGCGCCCCGATCGATGCAGGGAGCCATCATGGGCATCTTCTACTTCCTGTCTGGGGTTGGCTCATTTCTGGGCTCCAGCCTGGTGGCTCTGCTGTCCCTCCCTCCAGGGGGCTGGCTGCACTGTCCCAGGGATTACGGTATGTGTGTGGGGGTGCATGGTGGGGCAGGAAGGGGGTGCACGAATAAACTTGGGGGTGAGGGAGGTTCAAGTGCCCCAGCTGCTGGACGTGTCAGAACCATGATCTCCAGGCCAAACGCCTCAAAGGGGTCCCTGAGGCCCATCCAAGGGAGGCCCCTCGGTACCCCGATCCCGTCTCCAAAGTCGGGCCTCGGGCCGGCCTCTTCCGATGGGTCCTCTCCGTCTTCCAGGAAACATTAACAACTGCCGGCTGGATCTCTACTTCTTCCTGCTGGCCGGCCTCCAGGCCGCCGCAGCCCTCCTCTTCCTGCGCATCGCCCACCACTACGAGCGGGAGCGGTCGGCCCCTTCTCCGGCCTGCCGCAGCTGCACCGGGAGGGCGGGCGGCTGAGGCCCGGGCGGCCGGGAGTCAGCAAGCACAAGGGCGGCCTTCGGCCTGGGCTCGGacatttcctttctattttattttgtagccAACGTGAGAATAAACCGTTTGTCATAAATAACGAGCGAGGCGGGGAGGGGAgcgggccggggccggggccggggctgGGCGGCAGGCAGGGGGGTCAGAGGGCAAGTTCAACACCCACAAAGACGTCTGGGCTGGGGAAGCCCCCGAGTCAGGAGCTGCCCCGGATCCTCTCCATGTAGCTCCTCAGCTCGTCGGGGTCCTTGAGCCCCATGTCTTCACACACCCAGCGGATGTCCTCCTCCCCGGCCACCAGGATGGACTGCACGGCCGGGGCCGGGGGCTCCTCGGGGGGCCGGGCGGGGGGGGCCGTGGCGAAGGTCACGAACTCCACGCGCTTCCTCCGGCCCCCCGGCTCCTTCCGTGGCAGGGTGGCCcccaggggagggggggggtccGGGCtgctcccccctcctcctccccctccctcacaGCGGCAGCCTCCCTCCCCCAGGGCAGGGGGGGCCGGGCTTGGGGGTCTCTCCTCCCGGGGGGGGCGCCGGTCCAACTGCCGGCTCAGCTCCTCCTGGTCCGTCCCCAGCCAGACCCAGTTGTGGGGCTGAGGGGAAGCGGGGCCCCCGGAGGCCGGGGCGTCGGGGGGCTCCTTGCGCTGATAGCGCAGCACAAAGACCACCCCGTTGACAAGGAAGATGAAGATGGCGAGGCAGAAGATGCTGAGCAGGGCGTACAGGCCCAGCTCCAGGTCCGTCACCCTCTGGGGGGCCCTcaccatctcctcctcctcttcctcttcttcctcctcctcctcctcctcctcctgctcttccTGGTGGTCCTCGGGGAGCTCAAACTTGCTCCTTAGGCCCCCCTCTCCCTCCAGCCCCGGCCGCCTCCCCCCACCTCCGGGGCCCTTGGGGGCCGGGGGGGCCGAGGCAGACGGGGGGACCTGCTCGTGCTGCCGAGGGGGCACGGGAGGCGCCCCCAGCCAGGCCGTGGCCGAGGCCAGCGGGGGCCGGTGCTTGCCCCGGCGGCAGGACTCCGGCGAGTGCAGGCCCACCTGCAGGGGCATCCCCTCTTGGGCCCCGCCGCTCACCAGCCCCCCAAAGAAGCCCCCCGGCTCCCTGCCAGGGGCCGCCGGGGAGAAGGCGCCGGGCTCCTCGGTGGAGACCGACAGGGCCAGGTCCCTGGGGTCAAACAGCTCTGCGGGGGCCACGCTGTGGTCCGAGAAGGCCAGCCACAGCGAGAAGGAGACTTCCTGCAGGGCCGGGCCGGGGGCACACAGGCACGCGGACACCCCAAAACCCCCCACACGCAGACATACAGACGAGATGACACGGAGAAGCAGACACGGGAGAGAGGCGGCGGCGTCAATCCCGGCACGGCCGCGGGGGGCACCCcatcccctccccccgccccgcGGGCCCTGGCCCGGCCTTCACCTGTTCTGAGCCAGGGGGCGCCGTGTGTGCCCAGCACGTGGCGGTGATCTCCCCGGGGTGGGCAGGGCCCCGGCGCAGCGCCAGCGAGAGGCCCGTCACTGGCTGCACCCGCAGCTCCAGCACAGAGACCTTGTCCTCCGTCACGGACAGAGTCTGCTCCCCGAGGATGGAGTCGGACAGCGGCGAGCGGACCTGAGCAGGGGGAGGGGCTGACGGGGGCCCCCCACGCCTCCCCCACGCCCTCTTACCTCCAGGGATGTCACCCCCAGCTCCTGGCCCCCCCTCACCTCCAGGGACGTCACCCCCGGCCCCCCCTCACCTCCAGGGACGTCACCCCCGGCTCCCAGCCCCCCTCACCCCTAGGGATGTCACCCCAGCTCCCCCTCACCTCCAAGGACATCACCCCCAGCTCCCAGCCCCCCCTCACCTCCAGGGACGTCACCCCCGGCTCCCCCTCACCTCCAAGGACGTCACCCCCGGCTCCCAGCCCCCCTCACCTCCAGGGATGTCACCCCCGGCTCCCAGCCCCCCCCTCACCTCTAGGGATGTCACCCCAGCTCCCCCTCACCTCCAAGGACTTCACCCCCAGCTCCCGGCCCCCCCCCACCTCTAGGGATGTCACCCCGGCTCCCCCTCACCTCCAGAGACGTCACCCCCAGCTCCcggccccccccccacctctagGGATGTCACCTCTGGCTCCCAGCCCCCCCCTCACCTCTAGGGATGTCACCCTGGCTCCCAGCCCCCCTCACCTCTAGGGATGTCACCCCAGCTCCCCCTCACCTCCAGGGACGTCACCCCCAGCTCCCAGCCCCCCCCTCGCCTCCAAGGACGTCACCCCCGGCTCCCAGCCCCCCTCACCTCTAGGGATGTCACCCCGGCTCCCCCTCACCTCCAGGGATGTCACCCCCAGCTCCCGGCCCCCCCTCACCTCCAGGGACGTCACCCCCGGCCCCCCCTCACCTCCAGGGACGTCACCCCCGGCTCCCCCTCACCTCCAGGGACGTCACCCCCGGCTCCCGGCCCACCAGGACGTGGCCCCCCTCCAGCGTGGCCACGCGGGGGTCCTGGACACGGGCGTGGGGCGCCACGAGGTGAGACACGTCCAGCAGCCAGTCGGGGCCCAGCAGATAAGTGAGATGGCGGCCTCCGTCTGCAGGGTGGGCCACGAAGGGAACGAGGAAGCGCACGGCCGCCCGCTGGTACTGCAGCCGGCAGCTCCGGGCCCGCCGCTCTGCCTCGTCGCCTCCTTCGTCAGGCTCCGCGGGGGCGCTGCCCGGCCATGCACAGAGCGGTCAGTCCTCCGACCGGCCGCACGGTCGCCCCACCGTCCACTCCCCCGGCCTGACCCTCCACGGCTCCGAGGAGGAAACGGGCGGCCCAAGGTCTCCCGGACCCCGGCCTTGCCAAGAGCGGCGAGAGGCGACCCCGGGCCGGCCCTGAGCCACACAGGCTGGACTCCAAGATGGCAGGCGGGGCCGCGGGGGCCCTCTGGAGCACGGCCGTGCCAGGCTCCTGGAGGGTCGGGGTGCCCCGGGGAGCCGCTCCCCCCTCCAAGAACCGCCCAGGCCGGGCCCGGAGCCCCTGCCCAGGCGGCCGGAGGGAGCCTTCGCCCTGCCGTGCCCCCGCCGGCTCCTGCTCCTCCTTCGGGGGCTGCCCCCCTCCCTCCGGGTCCGAGCTCGGACTCACCCTGCGGCCGGCCCGGGCACCCTCCAGCCTCGCACTTGCTCCAGG
This DNA window, taken from Monodelphis domestica isolate mMonDom1 chromosome 6, mMonDom1.pri, whole genome shotgun sequence, encodes the following:
- the TMEM132A gene encoding transmembrane protein 132A, whose product is MGTGSLRSAPPRGPRRPGLGCLWVALLALKTVRGSVDTEPPDPVYLPAALELLEAPEYFRLQQIGRYPPANASMGSRSETFLLLHPQPRAQPLLRASYPPFTTQQAVPGRATEPSGLLAAWDVRAVSVETVLTPVEPHARVLFYLKGQDWQPGPRPLPCARLHATHPLGTAHRACRFQPPLGACVVEMELPRAWFSSVAATRAELAYTLEPAADEPGRCAPPGDALPPERPLPVGWVEIQPADPPRQQEVPLDAAVRLRVSDAAVRPGQPFHATLLLRRNFTDEHLTLWVKVKKGLQVMAARPAHPSLWTAQLERLKGSKHPTVLISCRATGARGPNISPPGFSEFLWVDFMVENGTGAAASSTRPVTWQLEYPSQVPEAKKDKMVWEILVAERDVRALVPMAQTEELVNTAPLTGVPRRVPIRLVTVEMGGNVAEVTEQVGCESANTQVLQVSEACDEAFVEGKESRGGRGVRLDFWWRRLRASLRVTVWAPLLPLRVEMTDTSLEQVRGWRVPGPAAGAPAEPDEGGDEAERRARSCRLQYQRAAVRFLVPFVAHPADGGRHLTYLLGPDWLLDVSHLVAPHARVQDPRVATLEGGHVLVGREPGVTSLEVRSPLSDSILGEQTLSVTEDKVSVLELRVQPVTGLSLALRRGPAHPGEITATCWAHTAPPGSEQEVSFSLWLAFSDHSVAPAELFDPRDLALSVSTEEPGAFSPAAPGREPGGFFGGLVSGGAQEGMPLQVGLHSPESCRRGKHRPPLASATAWLGAPPVPPRQHEQVPPSASAPPAPKGPGGGGRRPGLEGEGGLRSKFELPEDHQEEQEEEEEEEEEEEEEEEMVRAPQRVTDLELGLYALLSIFCLAIFIFLVNGVVFVLRYQRKEPPDAPASGGPASPQPHNWVWLGTDQEELSRQLDRRPPREERPPSPAPPALGEGGCRCEGGGGGGGSSPDPPPPLGATLPRKEPGGRRKRVEFVTFATAPPARPPEEPPAPAVQSILVAGEEDIRWVCEDMGLKDPDELRSYMERIRGSS